Proteins found in one Paenibacillus dendritiformis genomic segment:
- the cobT gene encoding nicotinate-nucleotide--dimethylbenzimidazole phosphoribosyltransferase, producing the protein MNERLSEVIGRIPALDNTAMEAAAAHQNQLTKPPGSLGLLEELAVQLAGITGTVTPEFKQKAIIVMAGDHGVCAEGISAFTAEVTPQMVMNFLAGGAAVNVLARQAGAEVICVDVGVNADLSHPQLQSRKVRRGTGNMAQGPAMTREEAVAAILAGVDTVNECVQAGIRMFSTGEMGIGNTTPSAAILCALTGLAPEEAVGRGTGIGDAQWAHKCNVVRQALEVNQPDRNDALDVLAKVGGLEIAGLTGVILGAAAHRLPVVVDGFISSAAALAAVRLAPAAQPYLIGSHLSEERGHAALLAELGLKPGLHLNMRLGEGTGGALMFSIIDASLRIMQEMATFAQAGVSNKDTDDSEGQA; encoded by the coding sequence ATGAATGAACGGCTTAGCGAAGTAATCGGGCGGATTCCTGCCCTTGACAATACGGCGATGGAGGCGGCCGCTGCGCATCAGAATCAGCTGACGAAGCCGCCGGGAAGCCTCGGTCTGCTGGAGGAGCTTGCGGTTCAGTTGGCCGGCATTACGGGAACGGTCACACCGGAATTCAAGCAAAAGGCGATTATTGTCATGGCGGGCGATCATGGCGTATGCGCGGAAGGGATCAGCGCCTTCACGGCCGAAGTGACTCCACAGATGGTCATGAACTTCCTTGCCGGCGGCGCGGCCGTCAATGTGCTGGCGCGGCAGGCCGGAGCCGAGGTCATCTGCGTTGATGTCGGCGTCAACGCGGATTTGAGCCATCCGCAGCTGCAATCGCGCAAGGTGCGCCGCGGAACCGGCAATATGGCCCAAGGTCCGGCGATGACCCGGGAAGAGGCGGTGGCGGCGATTCTGGCCGGCGTCGATACAGTGAACGAGTGCGTCCAGGCCGGCATTCGCATGTTCTCTACCGGGGAAATGGGCATCGGCAACACGACGCCAAGCGCCGCTATTCTGTGTGCCTTGACCGGACTTGCTCCGGAAGAGGCCGTCGGCCGGGGAACCGGCATCGGCGATGCGCAGTGGGCGCATAAATGCAACGTCGTACGCCAGGCGCTCGAGGTGAACCAGCCCGATCGCAACGATGCGCTGGATGTGCTCGCGAAGGTTGGCGGACTCGAGATCGCAGGATTGACCGGCGTCATTCTCGGCGCGGCGGCCCATCGCCTCCCGGTCGTCGTCGACGGCTTCATCTCCAGCGCGGCGGCGCTGGCGGCGGTGCGGCTCGCTCCGGCGGCGCAGCCTTATCTGATCGGTTCGCATCTGTCCGAAGAGCGCGGTCATGCCGCCTTGCTGGCCGAGCTTGGCCTGAAGCCGGGCCTGCACTTGAATATGCGCCTCGGCGAAGGAACGGGCGGCGCTCTGATGTTCTCGATTATCGATGCTTCGCTGCGCATTATGCAAGAGATGGCCACCTTCGCTCAAGCAGGCGTATCCAATAAAGACACGGACGATAGCGAGGGACAAGCATGA
- a CDS encoding ABC transporter ATP-binding protein — translation MRTGAAHREFTAKPGASSGQVRPGEPILQAEHISKSYGSRSVLNDVSLTVRAGEWVGIIGPNGSGKSTLLSLLSGADSPAGGRIELKGRSLRSYTRKALSQTMAVLLQESLPPIGYSVREVVEMGRFPYQSWFGSETEDSGPYIDSIMERLQLTELEERPIDRLSGGQRQRVALAKLMAQSPSIVLLDEPTTYLDIRYQVQFMDVVRDWQQDCGLTVVSVLHDLNLAALYCDRLVVVHEGRIAADGSPEEMMSPDVIARYFDTRAAIVPHPGNGRPQLLMCPAHTDAE, via the coding sequence ATGAGGACGGGAGCTGCGCATCGGGAATTCACCGCGAAGCCGGGGGCATCATCCGGACAGGTCCGCCCGGGAGAGCCGATTCTTCAGGCCGAGCATATCAGCAAAAGCTACGGCAGCCGCTCGGTGCTGAACGACGTCTCCTTGACTGTCCGCGCCGGAGAATGGGTCGGCATCATCGGCCCGAACGGCAGCGGCAAGTCAACGCTGCTCTCGCTGCTGTCCGGCGCCGATTCTCCTGCCGGCGGGCGCATCGAGCTGAAGGGGCGCTCCCTGCGATCCTACACGCGCAAAGCGCTGTCGCAAACGATGGCGGTCCTGCTCCAGGAGTCGCTTCCGCCGATTGGGTACTCGGTCCGCGAGGTTGTCGAGATGGGCCGCTTCCCGTATCAGTCCTGGTTCGGCTCGGAGACGGAGGACAGCGGACCCTATATCGATTCGATTATGGAGCGGCTGCAGCTGACGGAATTGGAGGAGCGGCCGATCGACCGGCTCAGCGGCGGCCAGCGCCAGCGGGTCGCCCTGGCGAAGCTGATGGCCCAATCGCCGTCTATCGTGCTGCTGGATGAGCCGACGACCTATCTGGACATCCGGTATCAGGTGCAGTTCATGGATGTCGTCCGCGACTGGCAGCAGGACTGCGGCTTGACGGTCGTCTCGGTGCTGCATGATCTGAACCTGGCGGCGCTGTATTGCGACCGGCTCGTCGTCGTGCATGAGGGGCGCATCGCAGCCGATGGTTCTCCGGAAGAGATGATGTCGCCGGATGTCATCGCGCGCTACTTCGATACCCGCGCCGCCATCGTGCCGCATCCGGGGAACGGCCGTCCGCAGCTGCTGATGTGTCCGGCCCACACGGACGCGGAATAG